One Novosphingobium sp. EMRT-2 DNA segment encodes these proteins:
- a CDS encoding GFA family protein: protein MTGGCQCGRIRFAVRLDSDEAYLCHCRMCQKATGGVAAAFAQVARDALTWEREPDWYASSAIARRPFCSTCGTPLGFAFVDGAGMMDLTVGSFDDPSIFRPVAHAGAESLHEAWLDTRALPRHRSDQTPSVADRWKAAGLEVPE from the coding sequence ATGACCGGCGGCTGCCAGTGCGGCCGCATCCGCTTTGCCGTGCGCCTCGATAGCGACGAGGCCTATCTCTGCCATTGCCGCATGTGCCAGAAGGCGACCGGCGGGGTGGCGGCGGCCTTCGCGCAGGTTGCGCGCGATGCCTTGACCTGGGAGCGCGAGCCGGACTGGTATGCCTCGTCGGCGATCGCGCGGCGCCCGTTCTGTTCGACTTGCGGCACGCCGCTGGGATTCGCCTTTGTGGATGGCGCGGGCATGATGGACCTCACCGTCGGCAGTTTTGACGATCCTTCGATCTTCCGGCCGGTGGCGCACGCCGGCGCGGAAAGCTTGCACGAGGCATGGCTGGACACGCGCGCGCTTCCCCGCCATCGCAGCGACCAGACACCGAGCGTGGCCGACCGCTGGAAGGCCGCCGGACTGGAGGTTCCCGAATGA
- a CDS encoding alpha/beta fold hydrolase, producing MTELTTEFFAGHGGAQLALHRMGKGRPVVLLHGLFSSAAINWVKFGTAAQLVAAGFECLMPDLRAHGQSAAPHDAAAYPADVLALDAMALVGHLGLTDFDLCGFSLGSRTSARAVLGGLSPRRLVLAGMGLEGLAGWKGRRDFFIDVIDRFGTIRPGDPAYVSQQFMKTMNVDRVAARLLLGSMADTAPEDLAGVTMPVLVLCGDKDNDNGSADRLAAALPDARCATIPGTHMSSVTVPEMGAEIVSFLTRPA from the coding sequence ATGACCGAGCTGACCACCGAATTCTTCGCCGGCCACGGCGGCGCGCAACTCGCGCTGCACCGGATGGGGAAGGGGCGGCCGGTCGTGCTGCTGCACGGGTTGTTCTCCTCGGCCGCGATCAACTGGGTCAAGTTCGGCACCGCCGCGCAGCTTGTCGCCGCCGGGTTCGAATGCCTGATGCCCGATCTGCGCGCGCACGGGCAAAGCGCCGCGCCGCATGATGCGGCTGCCTATCCGGCGGACGTGCTCGCGCTGGATGCCATGGCGCTGGTGGGCCATCTGGGGCTCACCGATTTCGACCTGTGTGGGTTCTCGCTGGGATCGCGTACCTCGGCACGGGCCGTGCTGGGCGGGCTATCCCCGCGCCGGCTGGTGCTGGCGGGCATGGGGCTGGAGGGGCTGGCCGGATGGAAGGGCCGGCGCGATTTCTTCATCGACGTGATCGACCGCTTCGGCACGATCCGGCCCGGCGATCCCGCCTATGTCTCGCAGCAGTTCATGAAGACGATGAACGTCGATCGCGTGGCCGCGCGGCTGCTGCTGGGGTCCATGGCGGATACCGCGCCCGAGGACCTGGCCGGCGTGACCATGCCCGTGCTGGTGCTGTGCGGCGACAAGGACAACGACAACGGCTCGGCCGACCGGCTGGCCGCCGCGCTGCCCGATGCGCGCTGCGCGACCATTCCCGGCACGCACATGAGCAGCGTGACCGTGCCGGAAATGGGGGCGGAGATCGTTTCGTTTCTTACCAGACCGGCTTGA
- a CDS encoding M2 family metallopeptidase has translation MKSLSSVLALAVAGLSVTGLAAPACAQDAAATPATVKTWLSQAEKDYFDQSIRTNRTEWVYQTNITYDTAELTSAGNAALTKLQVDQAKQAAILAKVPGLAPDVARKLLVIRTQITTPAPTTPGAAEEFAALQARVQGIYGKGHGTLNGEPVNGSDIEEAMGTTRDPAKLKEMWVSWHDTVGTPMKADYVRMVDIANAGARELGFADTGALWRSNYDMDPDAFAALTEKIWGEVQPLYRQLHCYVRTKLNEKYGDAVQPRTGPIRADLLGNMWAQEWGNIYDIVAPAGAGDLGYDVTDLLAAKGYDPLKMVKAGEGFYSSLGLAQLPETFWQRSQFVKPRDREVVCHASAWDVDNKDDLRIKMCIKVNGDDFGVIHHELGHNYYQRAYNGQDPLYLNGANDGFHEAIGDFVALSITPEYLVQIGLLDRAKVPGPEKDTGLLLRQAMDKVAFLPFGLLIDRWRWNVFNGTIKPAQYETAWNDMRLKYQGIVPPAPRSADAFDPGAKYHIPAVVPYTRYFLARVLQFQFFEAACKQAGWKGPLHRCSFYGNKAVGQKLNAMLTMGASKPWPDALEAFTGSREMSGASMVRYFAPLSRWLEQQNRGKDCGW, from the coding sequence ATGAAATCGCTGTCTTCCGTTCTTGCGCTGGCCGTCGCGGGTCTTTCCGTGACGGGCCTTGCCGCGCCCGCTTGCGCGCAGGATGCTGCCGCCACACCCGCCACGGTGAAGACGTGGCTGTCCCAGGCGGAAAAGGACTATTTCGACCAGTCCATCCGCACCAACCGCACCGAGTGGGTCTATCAGACCAACATAACCTACGATACCGCCGAGCTTACGTCCGCTGGCAACGCGGCGCTGACGAAGCTTCAGGTCGATCAGGCCAAACAGGCGGCGATCCTCGCCAAGGTGCCAGGCCTTGCGCCTGACGTCGCGCGCAAGCTGCTGGTCATCCGCACACAGATCACCACGCCGGCGCCCACCACCCCCGGCGCGGCCGAGGAATTCGCCGCGCTGCAGGCCCGCGTCCAGGGCATCTACGGCAAGGGCCATGGCACGCTGAATGGCGAGCCCGTCAATGGTAGCGACATCGAGGAAGCGATGGGCACCACGCGCGATCCGGCGAAGCTCAAGGAAATGTGGGTAAGCTGGCACGATACGGTCGGCACGCCGATGAAGGCCGACTACGTGCGCATGGTCGATATCGCCAACGCTGGCGCGCGCGAACTTGGCTTTGCCGATACCGGCGCGCTGTGGCGCTCGAACTACGATATGGACCCCGATGCCTTCGCGGCGCTGACCGAGAAGATCTGGGGCGAGGTCCAGCCGCTTTACCGCCAGCTGCACTGCTACGTCCGCACCAAGCTCAACGAGAAGTACGGCGATGCCGTGCAGCCCAGGACAGGCCCGATCCGCGCCGACCTGCTGGGCAACATGTGGGCGCAGGAATGGGGCAACATCTATGATATCGTCGCTCCCGCCGGGGCGGGGGATCTTGGCTACGACGTCACCGATCTGCTGGCAGCGAAGGGCTACGATCCGCTCAAGATGGTGAAGGCGGGCGAGGGCTTCTATTCCTCGCTGGGCCTGGCGCAATTGCCCGAAACCTTCTGGCAGCGCTCGCAGTTCGTGAAGCCGCGCGATCGCGAGGTGGTGTGCCACGCTTCCGCCTGGGACGTCGACAACAAGGACGATCTGCGCATCAAGATGTGCATCAAGGTGAATGGCGACGATTTCGGCGTGATCCATCACGAACTCGGCCACAACTACTATCAGCGCGCCTACAACGGGCAGGACCCGCTTTACCTGAACGGCGCCAACGACGGCTTCCACGAAGCGATCGGCGATTTCGTGGCGCTCTCGATCACGCCCGAATATCTCGTGCAGATCGGCCTGCTCGATCGCGCCAAGGTGCCGGGGCCGGAAAAGGACACCGGCCTGCTGCTGCGCCAGGCGATGGACAAAGTGGCGTTCCTGCCGTTTGGCCTGTTGATCGATCGCTGGCGCTGGAACGTGTTCAACGGCACGATCAAGCCCGCGCAGTACGAAACGGCCTGGAACGACATGCGCCTGAAATATCAGGGCATCGTGCCGCCCGCGCCGCGCAGCGCCGATGCCTTCGATCCGGGCGCGAAGTATCACATCCCCGCCGTGGTGCCCTATACGCGCTATTTTCTGGCGCGGGTGTTGCAGTTCCAGTTCTTCGAGGCGGCGTGCAAGCAGGCCGGCTGGAAGGGGCCGCTGCACCGGTGCAGCTTCTATGGCAACAAGGCGGTGGGCCAGAAGCTCAACGCGATGCTGACCATGGGCGCATCGAAGCCCTGGCCCGATGCGCTGGAAGCCTTCACCGGCAGCCGCGAGATGAGCGGCGCCTCGATGGTGCGCTATTTCGCGCCGCTTTCGCGCTGGCTGGAGCAGCAGAATCGCGGCAAGGACTGCGGCTGGTAG
- a CDS encoding YbjN domain-containing protein, which produces MMKPRRLAAFLALGSAFAASVPAHASMNLDTEPVALARQVSATSPDGVVAALRSLGYGADLTADDAGEPLINARIGKWQTFVLFYDCDAKMHDNCQSLQFSASFTPDKPFGPQEAAAFARDYRFGALTIGSDKSVVLSWDVVTGGGLDSSVFRKVVENFSFAMDNVGALAFNEDSGADAKRPAGRLIASGSRP; this is translated from the coding sequence ATGATGAAACCGCGCCGGCTTGCCGCGTTTCTGGCTTTGGGAAGTGCCTTTGCGGCCTCGGTGCCCGCCCACGCCAGCATGAATCTCGATACCGAACCCGTCGCGCTTGCCCGGCAGGTTTCGGCGACCAGCCCGGATGGCGTGGTCGCGGCGCTGCGCTCGCTGGGCTATGGCGCCGATCTGACCGCCGATGACGCCGGCGAACCGCTGATCAACGCGCGCATCGGCAAATGGCAGACGTTCGTGCTGTTCTACGACTGCGACGCGAAGATGCACGACAATTGCCAGTCGCTGCAGTTCAGCGCCAGTTTCACGCCCGACAAGCCCTTCGGCCCGCAGGAAGCGGCTGCCTTCGCGCGCGACTATCGCTTCGGGGCGCTGACGATCGGCTCTGACAAGTCGGTCGTGCTGTCGTGGGACGTGGTGACCGGCGGCGGCCTGGATTCGTCGGTGTTCCGCAAGGTCGTCGAAAACTTCAGCTTCGCCATGGATAACGTGGGCGCGCTGGCGTTCAACGAGGATAGCGGCGCGGATGCGAAGCGGCCGGCGGGCCGCCTTATCGCTTCCGGCTCTCGTCCTTGA
- a CDS encoding HD-GYP domain-containing protein encodes MALKQIEKDQVRAGMWIHAIKGVWFFHPFWRGKFLLEHSDDVDALRSARISGVIIDTDKGLDIKVEPPKAANQPAPPPAAMPAPPPAPARANPRKSAKPRLAPIAPAARQKPAVPETCSMAAELSRARKTVNLARRLMSQLLKQVRSGDTIDAEKLGPLVDEIADSLSRNNSTLTSVLRLKRKDEYTYMHSVTVSALMINLARELDFSEEKVREAGMAGLLHDIGKMAIDDSILNKAGRLTDAEFASMREHPERGHSVLRKDDTLSALVMDVALHHHEKVDGTGYPHRLSGDEITLLSRMGAVCDVYDAYTSDRPYKAPWTPAEAIHEMLSWNGHFDEYVLAAFVRSVGVYPVGSLVRIPGDRLAIVIETHRKHPERPTVRAFASTTPGVTIELEDINLAETQEDILSFERPADWDLHDWEERWPQLAGASLKNVKDESRKR; translated from the coding sequence ATGGCGCTAAAGCAGATTGAGAAGGATCAGGTCCGCGCCGGCATGTGGATTCATGCCATCAAGGGCGTGTGGTTCTTCCACCCGTTCTGGCGTGGTAAGTTCCTTCTGGAACATAGCGACGATGTGGACGCGCTGCGCTCTGCGCGGATTTCCGGCGTGATCATCGATACCGACAAGGGGCTCGACATCAAGGTCGAACCGCCCAAGGCCGCGAACCAGCCGGCCCCGCCGCCCGCCGCAATGCCGGCGCCCCCGCCCGCGCCAGCCCGGGCCAACCCGCGCAAAAGCGCCAAGCCCCGGCTCGCCCCGATCGCGCCGGCAGCGCGCCAGAAGCCGGCCGTGCCCGAAACCTGCTCCATGGCGGCCGAACTCAGCCGCGCACGCAAGACGGTGAACCTTGCGCGCCGCCTGATGTCCCAGCTTCTGAAGCAGGTTCGCTCGGGCGATACGATCGACGCCGAAAAGCTCGGCCCGCTGGTGGACGAGATCGCGGATTCGCTGTCGCGCAACAATTCCACGCTTACATCGGTGCTGCGGCTGAAGCGCAAGGACGAATACACCTACATGCATTCGGTGACCGTCTCGGCGCTGATGATCAACCTTGCCCGCGAACTGGATTTCTCCGAGGAAAAGGTGCGCGAGGCGGGCATGGCCGGTCTGCTGCACGATATCGGCAAGATGGCGATCGACGATTCGATCCTGAACAAGGCCGGACGGCTGACCGACGCCGAATTCGCCTCGATGCGGGAGCACCCCGAACGCGGGCATTCCGTGCTGCGCAAGGACGACACGCTGTCGGCACTGGTCATGGACGTGGCGCTGCACCATCACGAAAAGGTCGACGGCACCGGGTATCCCCATCGGCTGAGCGGCGACGAGATCACCCTGCTTTCACGCATGGGCGCGGTGTGCGACGTCTATGACGCGTACACGTCGGACCGGCCCTACAAGGCCCCGTGGACACCGGCTGAAGCGATCCACGAGATGCTGAGCTGGAACGGCCATTTCGACGAATATGTGCTGGCCGCGTTCGTGCGTTCGGTGGGCGTCTATCCGGTCGGCTCACTCGTGCGCATTCCCGGCGACCGGCTGGCGATCGTGATCGAAACGCATCGCAAGCATCCCGAACGCCCTACGGTGCGCGCTTTCGCCAGCACCACGCCCGGCGTGACCATCGAACTGGAAGACATCAACCTGGCCGAAACGCAGGAAGACATTCTGAGCTTCGAACGGCCGGCCGACTGGGACCTTCACGATTGGGAAGAACGCTGGCCCCAACTTGCCGGCGCGTCGCTCAAGAACGTCAAGGACGAGAGCCGGAAGCGATAA
- a CDS encoding AMP nucleosidase, producing the protein MDTPETIITELSRIFDAAVACLRADIAAFATHGTPPPPERRHDGSYCYPELRIHFDGQTLGDHSSRSFGRLIERGTYACTVTRPALFEDYLAEQLALIMSDYEVRIEVCPSRQEIPFPYVLDGSDGAQMNGVTPQDLAQHFPTTELARIGDEIADGLDVPEYEGLLPLSLFDGLRTDFSLARLAHYTGTRPDDFQRYVLFTNYHRYVDEFVDWAAQQVGDGHHIALSGAGGLYLDAPIENARARLSDTAWRRHQMPAYHLIAPDRSGITLVNIGVGPSNAKTICDHLAVLRSEAWLMIGHCGGLRPTQKIGDYVLAHAYLRDDHVLDPVLPPEIPIPAIAEIQRALAQAAEMVSGTGGADLKKRMRTGTIVTTDDRNWELRYTQSARRFSLSRAVGIDMESATIAAQGYRFRVPYGTLLCVSDKPLHGEIKMPGQANRFYEEAIAAHLAIGTTTCALLRAEGPRLHSRKLRAFNEPPFR; encoded by the coding sequence ATGGATACACCTGAAACGATCATCACCGAACTTTCCCGCATTTTCGACGCCGCCGTCGCCTGTCTGCGAGCCGATATCGCCGCTTTCGCCACGCACGGCACCCCACCCCCGCCCGAACGGCGGCACGATGGCAGCTACTGCTATCCCGAACTGCGCATCCACTTCGACGGCCAGACGCTGGGCGACCATTCGTCGCGCTCGTTCGGGCGGCTGATCGAGCGCGGCACCTACGCCTGCACCGTGACGCGGCCGGCGCTGTTCGAGGACTACCTGGCGGAACAGCTCGCCCTTATCATGTCGGACTATGAAGTGCGGATCGAAGTCTGCCCCTCCCGGCAGGAAATCCCGTTCCCCTACGTGCTGGACGGCAGCGACGGCGCGCAGATGAACGGGGTGACGCCGCAGGATCTGGCGCAGCACTTCCCCACCACCGAACTGGCCCGCATTGGCGACGAGATCGCCGACGGGCTAGACGTGCCCGAATACGAGGGGCTGCTGCCGCTGTCCTTGTTCGATGGCCTGCGCACGGACTTCAGCCTTGCCCGGCTTGCGCATTACACCGGCACGCGGCCCGACGATTTCCAGCGCTACGTGCTGTTCACCAACTATCACCGCTATGTCGACGAATTCGTGGACTGGGCAGCGCAGCAAGTAGGCGATGGCCATCACATCGCGCTGTCGGGCGCGGGCGGGCTGTACCTCGATGCGCCGATCGAGAACGCCAGGGCGCGGCTGTCCGACACCGCCTGGCGGCGGCACCAGATGCCGGCCTACCACCTGATTGCTCCCGATCGTTCAGGCATCACGCTCGTCAACATCGGCGTCGGCCCGTCCAACGCCAAGACGATCTGCGATCACCTGGCCGTGCTGCGCTCCGAAGCCTGGCTGATGATCGGCCATTGCGGCGGGCTGCGCCCCACCCAGAAGATCGGCGATTACGTGCTCGCCCACGCCTACCTGCGCGATGATCACGTGCTCGATCCCGTGTTGCCGCCCGAAATCCCCATCCCTGCCATTGCCGAGATTCAGCGCGCGCTGGCGCAGGCGGCGGAGATGGTCAGCGGCACCGGCGGCGCGGACCTCAAGAAGCGCATGCGCACCGGCACGATCGTCACCACCGATGACCGCAACTGGGAACTGCGCTACACCCAGTCCGCGCGGCGGTTCAGCCTGTCGCGCGCGGTCGGCATCGACATGGAAAGCGCCACGATCGCGGCGCAGGGCTATCGCTTCCGCGTGCCCTATGGAACGCTGTTGTGCGTCTCCGACAAGCCGCTGCACGGCGAGATCAAGATGCCGGGGCAGGCCAACCGGTTCTACGAGGAAGCCATCGCCGCACACCTGGCCATCGGCACCACCACCTGCGCGCTGCTGCGTGCCGAAGGCCCGCGCCTGCACAGCCGCAAACTGCGCGCGTTCAACGAGCCTCCATTCCGGTAA